The following DNA comes from Rhizobium lusitanum.
GCTATTTATAGCGGTAAAATAGCTCAAAAATAAATGCTTATTGAATACAAAGTTTGATTTTTATGCGGTGCATATGCGGACTGATGGCGCGACTGGATTGTGGCGTTATGCCGGTATGTGCCCGATTTTACGGATTTTTTGTACGAAGGTCGCGGATCATCGACTCTTCGATGGGGGCTATATACGGTAATTTCCGAGCGCCTGACCGGGGCGGGCGCGCAGTTGTGCGACTTTCGACACCCTTTGGTCTTTCATCCGCAATTTCTTTCACTGTCGTCATCCGTTTTGTTTTAAAAAGTCTATTGAATACAAAAATCATTTATGCAATGCTTCAAGACATCAAGGCGCTCGTCAGAAGCGCCACAGGTGGAACTCGTTGAAACGCCAAGGAACATCTCTTTGAAGCGCATGTGATGCATGCGTGACGGCTGACGTCCAGCGTTCGGATCGATCCGATTCCGAGCCCTGGCGGAGCTTTACCCAAAGGGTGGTCCTTGCCTGGAACTGGTAGGAATTCGGTGTCGACCGTTCTTCAACTCAAGCAAGTCGCCAAGTCCTATGGCGGTGTACCTGCGCTGGCCTCGGTGGATTTTGCCCTGCCAGGCGACGCCTATATCTCGCTGCTTGGCCCCAGCGGTTCCGGCAAGACGACGCTGCTGCGCGTCATCGCCGGTTTCGAGGAGCCCGATTCCGGTTCGATCCTGTTTCATGGCGAACGTCTCGATGGGGTCGAGCCGCATGCGCGCGGCATCGGCTTCGTCTTCCAGAACTTTGCTCTTTTTCCCCATCTCTCGGTCACCGATAACGTCGCCTTCGGGCTGCGCAACAGGAAGATTGATCCGGTCACGGATGTCAGCGTCGTCAATGCAAGGGTCCGCGACATGCTGGCCCTCGTCGGGCTCAAGGGCTTGGAGGATCGCGCCGTCACGCAGATATCGGGCGGCCAGCGCCAGCGCGTCGCCCTGGCGCGCACCCTGGTGACGGAGCCGAAGATGGTGCTTCTGGACGAGCCGCTCGGGGCGCTCGACGCCAATTTGCGCAGTCGCATGCGAAGCGAGCTGAAGACGATCCGTGAACGCTGCGGCGTCACCTTTCTGCATGTGACGGGCAGCGAGTCCGAAGCACTGGCGATGGGCGACATGGTTCTGGTGCTCGATCAGGGCCGCATTGCGCAGGCGGCGACCTCGGATGTGATCTACAATCGTCCGGCCTCGGCGGCCGTGGCGCGCTTTCTCAACTGCTATAACCTGTTTGCCGGCGATGTTGTCGACGATCACTTCGTCAGCCAGACCGGACGTTTCCCGCTGAACGCTTCGCTGAGGAAAGCGCCGCAGCCGGGCTATGCCATTCGCCATGATCGCGTCGCCATCCGCCCCTTCGATGCGGCGATTTCCACCGAAGAAATCCGCATCGACGGTGATTTCATCGCCAGCGAATATTCCGGCGCGGCCATCAACTCTTTCTTTGCGCTCGGTGACGGGCGCGTCTTCGAAGTGGAGTCGCATCTCAGTCATTCGCGCCCGCCCGCCTTTGTCGAAAAGAGCCGTTACGCGCTGGTCTGGAAGAAGGAGGACGCTCTTGTCTTCGGCTGACGCGCGCCTCTTGCAACGACCCCACGGACCTGCCCAGGAGAACGAGAGATGACCATGGTCGTAACGAGCGAGGATGCCGTGCAGGAGACGACGATCACGCGCCGTCCATCGAGAAAGGCCCTGTGGTTGCTGGCGCCGGGCGTGCTCTGGATGCTGCTCTTCCTGGTGCTGCCGCTTTTGATGATGGTCTATGTCTCCTTCTGGACCCAGACGACCTTCAAGATCGAGCCGACGCTCACCCTGCAAAGCTGGATCACTTTTCTCACGAGCCCGACCTACCTAGGCGCGCTCTGGACCACCGTCCGCATCTGGCTTCTCGTCCTCTTGTCGACGCTCGTCGTCGGCTATCCGGCAGCGCTCTTCGTCGGCCTTCTCGTCAAGAACAAGACGTTGCAGACAGTTCTTCTCGTCCTCTGCGTGATCCCCTTCTGGACGTCGTTCCTGATCCGCGTTCTCGCCTGGCGCCCGATGCTCGGCACGGAGGGCGCGATCAACATGATCCTGATGAACCTCGGCATCATCCATCAGCCCATCGAGGTGCTGCTGTTTTCCGAGCTGTCGGTGATCATCGGCATGACGCAGATCTATTGCGTCTTCATGGTCGGTCCGATCGCCTTCATGCTCGGCCGCATCGACGCCTCCGTCATCGAGGCCGCCCAGGATCTCGGCGCCGGCTTCTGGCGCATCTTCCGCACGATCATCCTGCCACTCTCCCTGCCGGGCGTGGTCGTCGGCGCGATTTTCGTATCGGTCATGGTGCTGGGAGAGTTCGCCACCTCGGCGGCGCTGTCCGGCCGCAAGGTCAACCTTTTGGGCAACATCATCGTCACCCAGGTCGGCTCGTTGAAATGGGCCTTTGCGGCGGTGGCCGGCGTCGTGCTGACGATCATCATGGGGGCGGTTGTCGCCGTGCTTCTCAAGATCGTTGATCTGAGAAAGGAGCTCTGATTATGAACGCAAGCGGCATCAAGCTCGGCCTCGGCGTCTACACCACCCTCTTTCTCGTTTTTCTCTACGGACCGCTGGTGGTTCTGGCGATCCTGTCGTTCCAGACCGGCCCCGAGGGCGGCCCGCAATTCCCGATCATCGAATGGTCGACCTATTGGTATCGGCATCTGTTCGGCCTGACGCCGCCCTCGCGCATCGCGCCGCTGCCGATCGATCAGTCGCTGATCCGCTCGCTTGCGCTTGCGGTGATGACCATGATCGTCTCCACCGTGCTCGGTGTGACCTCCGCCCAGGCCTTCCGGCGCAAATTCCGCGGCTCCGGCGTCGTCTTCTACCTGATCGTCCTCGGCATGATGGTGCCGGGCGTGTTGGTCGGGCTCGGCATGGCGCTGGTTGCCAATACATTCGGCATCGATCGGCATTGGTGGAGCACGGCATTCGTCCTTCATGTCGTCTATACCTTCCCCTTCGCCTTCCTGGTGATGCTGGCGATCTTCAACAGGTTCGATCCGAGCATGGAGGAAGCCTCCTGGTCGCTCGGCGTGACACCGGCACGGACCTTCCGCAAGGTCACCTTTCCGCTGATTTTTCCCGGCGTGCTCTCGGCCATGCTGTTTGCCTTCACGCTCTCCTATGATGAATTCTCGCGTACCTTGTTTGCGTCCGGCCGTGAATTGACGCTGCCGCTGGCGATCTACGGCACCTTCTCGGTCGAGGTTCATCCCAATGTCTTCGCCTTCGGCGTCCTGACGACCCTGTTTTCCTTTGCGCTACTTGGCACCTACGCCACCCTCATGGGGCTGTCGGTTCGCCGCGCCAGGCGCGTTCGCGTTCAGGAGGACGCATGATGACGAAAAAACCTTCGGCGATCGTGACAGGCGCGGGTTCAGGCATTGGCCGTGCGATCGCGCTGAGGCTTGCGGCTGACGGCTACGGCGTGCTGGTGAACGATCTTTCGCGCGACCGCGCGCAGACTGTCGCAGACGAAATCGGCAAGGCGGGTGGCTTGGCTGCGGCCGCCGCCGGCGATGTTTCCCGATCTGAAGACGTGGTCGCCATCCATGCGGCTGCCGTGGCGCAACATGGCGAGGTCGATCTCCTCGTCAACAATGCGGGGATCGTGCATCAGGCATCCTTCGAAAACCTCGCGCTTGAGGATTTCGACCGAATGTTTGCCGTCCATGTGCGCGGCACGTTCTTGATGACCAAGGCGGTCCTGCCGTCGATGCTCGAACGCGGCGAGGGGGGCATCATCAATGTCGCCTCCCAGCTCGGTCAGATCGGCGGCATCGAGCTGGTTCACTATTCCGGCGCCAAGGCGGCGATTATCGGCATGACTAAGGCGCTCGCCCGCGAGGTTTCCAGTCGTGGGGTACGCGTCAACGCCGTCGCCCCCGGGCCGATCAATACGCCGCTGGTGCTTGGCCTTTCGGACGAGTGGCGCGAACGCAAGAAGCGCGAACTGCCGCTTGGCCGGTTCGGCGAGCCGGAGGAGGTGGCGGCGACAGTGGCCTTCCTCGCCTCCCCCGCCGCCAGCCTTTTCGTCGGCCAGACGCTCGGGCCGAACTCCGGCGATGTGATGCTCTGAGAGGAAGATGAATATGACAACGACGGAAAAACGCATTGTGATCGTCACAGGTGCAGGCATCGGGATCGGCCAGGCGACGGCGAAGGCTTTCGCGGCTCTCGGGGATCATGTCGTCGTGACGGATATCTTGAAGGCGGAAGGCGAAGAGAGCGTCCGCGACATCGTCGCCTCCGGCGGATCGGCCGAATTCCGGTTCTACGACGTCCGCTCGACCGAGGCTGCCAATGCGCTGGTTGCGGATCTGGAGGCGCGGTTCGGCAGGATCGATGTCATCGTCGCGAATGCGGGCATCGCCCATCGCACGCCGCTTGCAGACCTCAGCGACGACAAGTGGGATCTGACATTCGATATCGATCTCAAGGGTATCTTCCGGCTGGTGCGCGCCGCCGCAACCGGCATGAGGCGCCGTAGATCGGGGAGCATCGTTGCGCTCTCCTCCATCATGGGTGTCGCCTACGGCTGGGATGAGCATGTGCATTATTCCGCCGCGAAATCGGGTGTCGTCGGGCTGGTGCGCGGGCTGGCGGTGGAACTCGCCAAGGATGGCGTGCGGGTCAACGGAGTCGCGCCTGGCTACATCCGCACTGCGCAACTGCTGTCCGAGGAAAATTCGCTGGGTGCGGAAGGTGCCGAGAAGGCTCCGGAATTCATCCCCATGGGTCGGATCGGTGCTCCCGAAGATATCGCCGATGTCATCGCGTTTCTCGCGTCGAACGGCGCGAGATACATGACCGGCCAGGTTCTGGTCGTGGATGGCGGCCTTCTCGTGGGCCGTTACTGAATCGCGGAGATCCCGGCGGCAACCTGCCGCCGGGCGGCCGGCGATACGACAATGAAAGAAGCTCAAAGCGGCTTCAGGGAACAGCAAACAACACTGGAGAACAGAAATGTCCAAAATGGAAATGAATAGACGCTCTCTGTTGAAGCAGTCCGCCGGCGTGATGGCTCTTGCCGCCATCGGTGGCGGGACGTCCTTGCTCTCGTCGCGCAGCGCCTTCGCGCAGGCCGCCAATCTTGCCGGCGAGCAGCTGCGCACCATCGGCCTGTCGGTCACCGTACAAGAGCGCATTCTCGCCGATTTCCGCAAGGCAAGTGGTGTCGGCCAGACTTCCGGCACGGCGGCGACCTTCCCGGATGCGCAGACGAAGATCCTGTCGGGTTCCAAGGATTACGATTGCTGGGAGATCATCGCCGAGCGCCTGCCGTCGATCGTCATGACCAACAATGTAGAGCCGGTCCCGGCGGCGTCTCTGAAGAATTGGGCCAACATCCGTGACACTTTCACCAAGCCTTCCGACAAGTGGGGCGCCAAGCAGCAGATCGTCGGCCAGATCTGGGCCGACGACGCCCAGACGACGCTGAACATGGTTCCGGCGGTCTATAATTACGACTCGATCGGCTACAATCCCGATATCCTCAGCGCCGAGGAAGCCAATAGCTGGGCTGCACTCTTCGATCCGAAATGGAAGGGCAAGTCGGGTCTGAACACCGATCCGCTGATCGCGTTTGGCCAGGCCATCATGGCGATGAACACGCTCGGTCTGTTGAGCGTGAAGAACCCCGGCAATCCGAGCACGGCGGAAATCGACGAGGCTGCGAAGTTCCTCGTCTCCAAGAAGAAGGACGGCCAGTTCCGCGCTCTCTGGGGTGATTTCGGCGAGCTGGTCAACCTGATGGCCTCCGGCGAGATGGTTGTCTGCGACGCCTGGCAGCCTGCTGTCATGGCCGTCAAGGCGCAGGGCAAGCCTTGCAAATACGCCGTGCCGAAGGAAGGCTATCGCGGCTGGGCGATTGGCCCGTCGATGATCGCTGGCACGACCAACAAGGAGGCCGTGATCGCCTATGCCGATTATTGGCTGTCGGGCGAGCCGGGCATCACCGTCTCCGAGCAGGGCTATTACTCGCCGTCCACCAACATCAAGAACGTCATGGCGCCGGATAAATATGCCTTCTGGTATGAGGGCAAGCCGTGGGTTGGTGCGGCGGAGCGCGGCATCAAGGAAGGCGACCTGCGCGACGGCGGCTCGCTCGAGGAGCGCGCCAAGAACGTTGCCTACTGGCACCAGTGGCCGGACGAATACGACCACCTCGTCCAGAAGTGGGACGAGTTCCTGAACGCCTGACGCAATGCCGGAGCGGCCTGCCGCTCCGCACCCGAAACGCGAGAAGACCGGCTGGCGGTCTTCTCGCCCGCGCCTGGAGAATGGTTATGATTTACGACCTGGAACTCATCAACGCCGGCAAGGTCTACGACAACGGCACGCCGGCCGTCGCCGATTTCAATCTGACGGTCACCAAGGGCGAGTTCATCGCCTTCCTCGGCCCGTCCGGTTGCGGCAAGACAACGACTCTGCGCATGATCGCCGGCTTCGAGACGATTTCCTCCGGCGACATGATGATCAAAGGCGAGCGGATGAACGATGTCCGGCCGCAGAACCGCCCGACGTCGATGATCTTCCAGAATTATGCGCTCTTTCCGCATATGACAGTCCGTCGCAATGTCGGTTACGGCCTTGAGGTCAAAGGTGTCGCAAAACCCGAGCGCGATGCCCGCGTCGACCGGATTCTGGCAACGCTCGGGCTGGAGGATATTGCGGAGCGCAAACCGGACAGGCTTTCGGGCGGCCAGCGCCAACGCATCGCGCTTGCGCGCGGTCTTGTCGTCGAGCCTGATGTCTTGCTGCTGGACGAGCCGCTCGGAGCCCTCGACGCCAATCTGCGCAAGGCGATCCAGAACGAGCTGAAGCTCCTGCAAAAGAGGCTCGGTGTGACCTTTATCTTCGTCACCCATGCCCAATCCGAAGCGCTGGCGCTTTCCGACCGGATCGTGGTGATGAACCAGGGTCGGGTCGAGCAGATCAGCCCGCCGCATCAACTCTATACGCGGCCGAACACGCCATTTGTCGCGCAGTTCATCGGCCGCAACACGATCTTCCACGGCGAGGTGGCCGGCAGCGAAGGAGACAACACCGTCGTCAACACCCCGCTCGGCCTGTTGTCAGGCCGCCCGAATGGCGCGGTTGCCGACAAAGGAAAGGTCGATATCGTCATCCCGTCTGAGGCGATCGAAGTGCATACGAGCGAAGGTGCCGACCGCCAGCGCATTGCCAGCGCTTTCGGCGGCAATGTCGTCGGTGCCCGTATCGAGCGTTTCGATGTCGTCGGCCATATCTCGCACCTGACCGCCAGTCTTCCCGATGGGCGTTCGCTCGCGCTCGAGGCGCATGTCGACAAATACAGGCCCGGCGCCTTTGCGGTCGGTGCCGGCGTGTTGCTTGCCTGGAACCCGGCGGAAGCCACCGTCATTCCCGCTTACTAGAACCATAGAAACCCAAGGAGGTACTTCCCATGGCGAAAGAGATTTTGTGCAGTTTTGGCGTTGACGTTGATGCCGTGGCCGGATGGCTTGGCTCGTATGGCGGCGAGGATTCGCCGGACGATATTTCTCGCGGTCTTTTTGCCGGCGAGGTCGGCAGCCCGCGGCTGGTCAAGCTGTTCGAGCGCTTCGGCATCAAGACGACCTGGTTCATTCCCGGCCATTCGATCGAGACCTTTCCCGAGCAAATGCAGGCCGTGGCGGATGCGGGCCATGAAATCGGTATTCATGGCTATAGCCACGAAAATCCGATCGCGATGACACGCGAGCAGGAGACCGAGATCCTCGACAAGTGCATCGAGCTTGTCACCAAGCTTTCCGGCAAGCGCCCGACGGGCTATGTCGCGCCCTGGTGGGAATTCTCCAACGTCACCAACGAGCTGCTGCTCGAGCGCGGCATTAAATACGACCACTCGCTGATGCATAAGGACTTCACCCCTTATTATGTGCGGGTCGGCGACAGCTGGACGAAGATCGACTATTCGAAGAAGCCGTCCGACTGGATGGTGCCGTTGAAGCGCGGACAGGAGACCGATCTGATCGAGATTCCGGCCTCCTGGTATCTCGATGACCTGCCGCCGATGATGTTCATCAAGAAGGCCCCGAACAGCCACGGCTTCGTCAATCCGCACGATATCGAGCAGATGTGGCGCGATCAGTTCGACTGGGTCTATCGCGAGATGGACTATGCCGTCTTCCCGATCACCATCCACCCCGACGTTGCCGGCCGTCCGCAGGTGCTGATGATGCTCGAGCGGCTCTATGCCCATATGATCAAGCATCCGGGCGTGAAGTTCGTTACCATGAATGAAATCGCCGACGACTTCGCCGCACGCTTCCCGCGCAAGAAGTAAGCGGCGGCAAGGCCTGTGAGGAGGTAGACACCATCATGTGCTCGCTCTGCGGTGTTCTCGGCGGCAACGAACACTGGACCGACGCTGCGGCGCGGCCGGGGGTGTTTACGCGCAATGACAGCCGTCTCGACCGGCGGCGGGAGCGGGCTAACCGCGTCGCCGCCGCCAATCGCATGCTTTCGGCCTTCGGCCTTGTTCTATCGGACTGGCAGGGCGCCTCTTTCGTCCTCTCCACGAAGACCGGCAAGAGCGAGATCGTCGAGGATCTAGGACATCTCTGGCCGGCGGCCGAGCGGCTTATCGGCCACCCCTGCGATCCGCTCGATCCCGGCCTCATCGCCCGTATGGAGGCCAGCCGTGATGCATGACGAGCCCGGCTTCGTGACCGTCAACCTCCTCACCGGATTTCTCGGGTCGGGAAAGACGACCTTGCTCAGGCGGCTGCTCGCGGAGGACGCCTTTGCCGATGCCGCCGTGCTGATCAACGAGTTTGGAGAGATCGGCCTCGATCATCACCTGATCGAGCGGATCGATGACGAGATCGTGCTGCTGCGCTCCGGATGC
Coding sequences within:
- a CDS encoding ABC transporter ATP-binding protein; amino-acid sequence: MSTVLQLKQVAKSYGGVPALASVDFALPGDAYISLLGPSGSGKTTLLRVIAGFEEPDSGSILFHGERLDGVEPHARGIGFVFQNFALFPHLSVTDNVAFGLRNRKIDPVTDVSVVNARVRDMLALVGLKGLEDRAVTQISGGQRQRVALARTLVTEPKMVLLDEPLGALDANLRSRMRSELKTIRERCGVTFLHVTGSESEALAMGDMVLVLDQGRIAQAATSDVIYNRPASAAVARFLNCYNLFAGDVVDDHFVSQTGRFPLNASLRKAPQPGYAIRHDRVAIRPFDAAISTEEIRIDGDFIASEYSGAAINSFFALGDGRVFEVESHLSHSRPPAFVEKSRYALVWKKEDALVFG
- a CDS encoding ABC transporter permease; the encoded protein is MTMVVTSEDAVQETTITRRPSRKALWLLAPGVLWMLLFLVLPLLMMVYVSFWTQTTFKIEPTLTLQSWITFLTSPTYLGALWTTVRIWLLVLLSTLVVGYPAALFVGLLVKNKTLQTVLLVLCVIPFWTSFLIRVLAWRPMLGTEGAINMILMNLGIIHQPIEVLLFSELSVIIGMTQIYCVFMVGPIAFMLGRIDASVIEAAQDLGAGFWRIFRTIILPLSLPGVVVGAIFVSVMVLGEFATSAALSGRKVNLLGNIIVTQVGSLKWAFAAVAGVVLTIIMGAVVAVLLKIVDLRKEL
- a CDS encoding ABC transporter permease encodes the protein MNASGIKLGLGVYTTLFLVFLYGPLVVLAILSFQTGPEGGPQFPIIEWSTYWYRHLFGLTPPSRIAPLPIDQSLIRSLALAVMTMIVSTVLGVTSAQAFRRKFRGSGVVFYLIVLGMMVPGVLVGLGMALVANTFGIDRHWWSTAFVLHVVYTFPFAFLVMLAIFNRFDPSMEEASWSLGVTPARTFRKVTFPLIFPGVLSAMLFAFTLSYDEFSRTLFASGRELTLPLAIYGTFSVEVHPNVFAFGVLTTLFSFALLGTYATLMGLSVRRARRVRVQEDA
- a CDS encoding SDR family NAD(P)-dependent oxidoreductase yields the protein MMTKKPSAIVTGAGSGIGRAIALRLAADGYGVLVNDLSRDRAQTVADEIGKAGGLAAAAAGDVSRSEDVVAIHAAAVAQHGEVDLLVNNAGIVHQASFENLALEDFDRMFAVHVRGTFLMTKAVLPSMLERGEGGIINVASQLGQIGGIELVHYSGAKAAIIGMTKALAREVSSRGVRVNAVAPGPINTPLVLGLSDEWRERKKRELPLGRFGEPEEVAATVAFLASPAASLFVGQTLGPNSGDVML
- a CDS encoding SDR family NAD(P)-dependent oxidoreductase gives rise to the protein MTTTEKRIVIVTGAGIGIGQATAKAFAALGDHVVVTDILKAEGEESVRDIVASGGSAEFRFYDVRSTEAANALVADLEARFGRIDVIVANAGIAHRTPLADLSDDKWDLTFDIDLKGIFRLVRAAATGMRRRRSGSIVALSSIMGVAYGWDEHVHYSAAKSGVVGLVRGLAVELAKDGVRVNGVAPGYIRTAQLLSEENSLGAEGAEKAPEFIPMGRIGAPEDIADVIAFLASNGARYMTGQVLVVDGGLLVGRY
- a CDS encoding ABC transporter substrate-binding protein, which gives rise to MSKMEMNRRSLLKQSAGVMALAAIGGGTSLLSSRSAFAQAANLAGEQLRTIGLSVTVQERILADFRKASGVGQTSGTAATFPDAQTKILSGSKDYDCWEIIAERLPSIVMTNNVEPVPAASLKNWANIRDTFTKPSDKWGAKQQIVGQIWADDAQTTLNMVPAVYNYDSIGYNPDILSAEEANSWAALFDPKWKGKSGLNTDPLIAFGQAIMAMNTLGLLSVKNPGNPSTAEIDEAAKFLVSKKKDGQFRALWGDFGELVNLMASGEMVVCDAWQPAVMAVKAQGKPCKYAVPKEGYRGWAIGPSMIAGTTNKEAVIAYADYWLSGEPGITVSEQGYYSPSTNIKNVMAPDKYAFWYEGKPWVGAAERGIKEGDLRDGGSLEERAKNVAYWHQWPDEYDHLVQKWDEFLNA
- a CDS encoding ABC transporter ATP-binding protein: MIYDLELINAGKVYDNGTPAVADFNLTVTKGEFIAFLGPSGCGKTTTLRMIAGFETISSGDMMIKGERMNDVRPQNRPTSMIFQNYALFPHMTVRRNVGYGLEVKGVAKPERDARVDRILATLGLEDIAERKPDRLSGGQRQRIALARGLVVEPDVLLLDEPLGALDANLRKAIQNELKLLQKRLGVTFIFVTHAQSEALALSDRIVVMNQGRVEQISPPHQLYTRPNTPFVAQFIGRNTIFHGEVAGSEGDNTVVNTPLGLLSGRPNGAVADKGKVDIVIPSEAIEVHTSEGADRQRIASAFGGNVVGARIERFDVVGHISHLTASLPDGRSLALEAHVDKYRPGAFAVGAGVLLAWNPAEATVIPAY
- a CDS encoding polysaccharide deacetylase family protein, which encodes MAKEILCSFGVDVDAVAGWLGSYGGEDSPDDISRGLFAGEVGSPRLVKLFERFGIKTTWFIPGHSIETFPEQMQAVADAGHEIGIHGYSHENPIAMTREQETEILDKCIELVTKLSGKRPTGYVAPWWEFSNVTNELLLERGIKYDHSLMHKDFTPYYVRVGDSWTKIDYSKKPSDWMVPLKRGQETDLIEIPASWYLDDLPPMMFIKKAPNSHGFVNPHDIEQMWRDQFDWVYREMDYAVFPITIHPDVAGRPQVLMMLERLYAHMIKHPGVKFVTMNEIADDFAARFPRKK